A single genomic interval of Spinacia oleracea cultivar Varoflay chromosome 6, BTI_SOV_V1, whole genome shotgun sequence harbors:
- the LOC110792687 gene encoding probable sugar phosphate/phosphate translocator At3g11320, with protein MKPTGKLFTIGLITFWYSSNIGVILLNKYLLSNYGFKYPIFLTMCHMTACSLLSYIAIVWLKVVPMQMVRSRVQFAKIAALSAIFCASVVSGNISLRYLPVSFNQAVGATTPFFTAIFAYLMTFKREAWLTYVTLIPVVTGVVIASGGEPMFNLFGFIMCVGATAARALKTVLQGILLSSEGEKLNSMNLLMYMAPIAVVCLIPAALIMEKNVVGITVALAREDLSIVWYLLFNSALAYFVNLTNFLVTNHTSALTLQVLGNAKGAVAVVISILIFRNPVSVTGMLGYCLTVIGVILYSEAKKRSK; from the exons ATGAAACCCACTGGAAAATTATTTACGATCGGATTGATAACCTTCTGGTACTCCTCAAATATCGGTGTAATCCTATTGAACAAGTATTTGTTGAGCAATTATGGATTCAAATATCCGATTTTCCTTACAATGTGTCATATGACAGCTTGTTCTCTCCTGAGTTACATCGCCATTGTTTGGTTGAAGGTTGTTCCAATGCAAATGGTTCGATCTCGCGTTCAATTTGCGAAGATCGCCGCCCTTTCCGCCATCTTCTGCGCCTCTGTCGTCAGTGGTAACATCTCTCTTCGCTATCTCCCTGTCTCTTTCAATCAGGCTGTCGGTGCTACGACGCCGTTTTTTACCGCCATTTTTGCTTATTTGATGACCTTCAAGAGGGAGGCTTGGCTCACTTATGTCACTCTCATTCCTGTTGTTACTGGCGTTGTCATTGCCAGTGGG GGAGAGCCcatgtttaatttgtttggatttaTAATGTGCGTTGGAGCGACTGCTGCAAGAGCACTTAAGACAGTGCTTCAAGGAATCTTATTATCTTCTGAAGG GGAGAAGCTCAATTCTATGAATCTTCTTATGTACATGGCTCCTATAGCTGTTGTTTGCCTTATTCCTGCAGCACTTATAATGGAGAAAAATGTAGTTGGGATCACTGTAGCTCTTGCAAGAGAAGATCTAAGCATTGTTTGGTATCTGCTCTTCAATTCTGCACTGGCCTACTTTGTGAATTTGACCAACTTTTTGGTGACCAACCACACAAGTGCATTAACTCTCCAG GTTTTGGGAAATGCCAAGGGAGCTGTTGCGGTTGTAATCTCAATTTTGATCTTTAGGAACCCTGTATCAGTGACTGGAATGCTTGGCTACTGCCTCACGGTAATAGGAGTTATTCTCTACAGTGAAGCCAAAAAGCGGAGCAAATAA
- the LOC110792686 gene encoding proliferating cell nuclear antigen: MLELRLVQGSLLKKVIESIKDLVNDANFDCSATGFSLQAMDSSHVALVALLLRAEGFEHYRCDRNISMGMNLTNMSKMLKCSGNDDIITIKADDGSDTVTFMFESPNQDKIADFEMKLMDIDSEHLGIPEAEYHAIVRMPSAEFARICKDLSSIGDTVVISVTKEGVKFSTRGDIGAANIVCRQNTTVDKPEEATVIEMNEPVNLTFALRYMNSFTKATPLSNTVTLSLSSELPVVVEYKIAEMGYIRFYLAPKIEEDENE; this comes from the exons ATGTTGGAATTACGACTAGTTCAAGGAAGTCTTCTGAAAAAGGTGATTGAATCGATCAAAGATTTGGTGAATGATGCCAACTTTGATTGTTCAGCCACTGGTTTCTCTCTCCAAGCTATGGATTCAAGTCATGTGGCACTCGTTGCACTCCTGCTACGAGCTGAGGGTTTCGAGCATTACAGGTGCGACAGGAATATCTCTATGGGGATGAATCTTACAAACATGTCTAAAATGCTCAAGTGTtctggaaatgatgatattatcACAATTAAGGCCGATGACGGAAGTGATACTGTTACTTTCATGTTTGAGAGTCCCA ACCAAGACAAAATTGCTGATTTTGAGATGAAGCTGATGGACATTGACAGTGAGCACCTGGGAATTCCTGAAGCTGAATACCATGCCATTGTGAGGATGCCTTCAGCTGAATTTGCCAGGATTTGTAAAGATTTGAGCAGTATTGGTGACACTG TTGTAATCTCTGTGACAAAAGAAGGTGTTAAGTTTTCCACGAGAGGTGATATTGGAGCTGCTAACATTGTTTGCAGACAGAACACAACAGTTGACAAG CCTGAAGAAGCGACAGTTATAGAGATGAATGAGCCTGTGAATTTGACCTTTGCTCTACGATACATGAACTCTTTTACAAAGGCCACACCCCTCTCGAACACTGTCACACTCAGCTTGTCTTCAGAGCTTCCTGTTGTGGTTGAATACAAGATTGCCGAGATGGGTTACATTCGGTTCTACTTGGCTCCCAAGATTGAAGAGGATGAGAATGAATGA